One genomic segment of Mycolicibacterium chubuense NBB4 includes these proteins:
- the treS gene encoding maltose alpha-D-glucosyltransferase, translating into MSQAAGSESDDQLVDQGNEPTEITFDEHLHPARPRSLRFRPRVRNPFTRHSIARDGAASGDNPAYVSWLLSQSMLADANQISRQFSGQGSMWQNPYATPSPRGAVETASVWFTAYPLSLITRPNESFLKAMADEEMWKAFAEIGIEGIHTGPVKRAGGISGWEHTPSVDGHFDRISTQIDPAFGTEDEFRTMCGTANWYGGTIIDDIVPGHTGKGADFRLAEMKYADYPGIYHMVEVDPRDWEHLPAVPPGADSVNIDAATEEWLDKAGYIIGRLQRVIFYAEGVKETNWSVTRPVIGTDGVERRWVYLHYFKDGQPSINWLDPSFAGMRLVIGDALHSLTDLGTGGLRLDANGFLGAEKTAAEDSTAWSEGHPLSEAANHLIASMVRKVGGFTFQELNLTIDDIREIGEAGADLSYDFINRPAYQHALATADTEFLRLTLRTTLELGVDPASLVHALQNHDELTYELVHWSTGHRDDVYTYKGEEVTGEALGETIRTDLSEKLTGDTAPYNLVFTTNGIACTTATVIAATLGITDLDDIEPDSAQIDHIRRAHLLLAMFNALQPGVFALSGWDLCGMLTLPRSQVSELLRGGDTRWIHRAAHDLMGVNPSATKSLAGMPRGRSLYGSIPEQLADDTSFLRQLQAILKVRSHYGIATSRQVDIPEVSHRGMLVLVHELDGEGRFQLTVLNFANEDVAGTVRSEKLPPGGAVSDMFTGEPVATVDDLHSFAVQLPFHHGMSLLVEAPLPDEDEA; encoded by the coding sequence ATGTCTCAAGCGGCAGGGTCGGAGTCCGACGATCAGCTCGTGGACCAGGGCAACGAGCCGACGGAGATCACCTTCGACGAACATCTGCACCCTGCGCGTCCGCGCTCGCTGCGGTTCCGTCCCCGGGTGCGCAACCCGTTCACCCGTCACTCGATCGCCCGCGACGGCGCCGCCTCCGGGGACAACCCGGCCTACGTGTCGTGGCTGCTGAGCCAGTCGATGCTCGCCGACGCCAACCAGATCAGCAGGCAGTTCTCCGGCCAGGGCTCCATGTGGCAGAACCCCTACGCCACGCCGAGCCCGCGCGGTGCGGTGGAGACGGCGTCGGTGTGGTTCACCGCCTATCCCCTGTCGCTGATCACCCGGCCCAACGAGTCCTTCCTGAAGGCCATGGCCGACGAGGAGATGTGGAAGGCGTTCGCCGAGATCGGGATCGAGGGCATCCACACCGGACCGGTCAAGCGCGCCGGCGGCATCTCAGGCTGGGAACACACGCCCAGCGTCGACGGGCACTTCGACCGCATCAGCACCCAGATCGATCCGGCGTTCGGCACCGAGGACGAGTTCCGCACGATGTGCGGCACCGCGAACTGGTACGGCGGCACCATCATCGACGACATCGTGCCGGGCCACACGGGGAAGGGCGCCGACTTCCGGCTGGCTGAGATGAAGTACGCCGACTATCCCGGCATCTACCACATGGTGGAGGTCGACCCGCGCGACTGGGAGCACCTGCCCGCCGTCCCGCCCGGAGCCGATTCGGTGAACATCGACGCAGCTACCGAGGAGTGGCTCGACAAGGCCGGCTACATCATCGGGCGGCTGCAGCGCGTGATCTTCTACGCCGAAGGCGTCAAGGAGACGAACTGGAGCGTCACGCGCCCGGTGATCGGCACCGACGGCGTCGAACGGCGGTGGGTCTACCTGCACTATTTCAAAGACGGGCAGCCCTCGATCAACTGGCTGGATCCGTCCTTCGCGGGCATGCGGCTGGTCATCGGCGACGCGCTGCACTCGCTGACCGATCTGGGCACCGGCGGCCTGCGGCTCGATGCGAACGGATTCCTCGGTGCGGAGAAGACCGCCGCCGAGGACAGCACCGCCTGGTCGGAGGGCCATCCCCTGTCCGAGGCCGCCAACCATCTGATCGCCAGCATGGTGCGCAAGGTCGGCGGCTTCACGTTCCAGGAACTCAATCTCACCATCGACGACATCCGGGAGATCGGCGAAGCCGGGGCCGACCTGTCCTATGACTTCATCAACCGGCCCGCCTATCAGCACGCGCTGGCCACCGCCGACACCGAGTTCCTGCGCCTGACGCTGCGCACCACGCTCGAACTCGGCGTCGATCCCGCCTCGCTGGTCCACGCGCTGCAGAATCACGACGAGCTGACCTACGAGCTGGTGCACTGGTCGACCGGGCACCGCGACGACGTGTACACCTACAAGGGCGAGGAGGTGACCGGCGAGGCGCTCGGGGAGACGATTCGCACGGACCTCTCCGAGAAGCTCACCGGGGACACGGCTCCCTACAACCTCGTGTTCACCACCAACGGGATCGCGTGCACGACCGCCACCGTCATCGCCGCGACGCTGGGCATCACCGACCTCGACGACATCGAGCCCGACTCGGCGCAGATCGACCACATCAGGAGGGCGCACCTGCTGCTCGCGATGTTCAACGCGCTGCAGCCGGGGGTCTTCGCGCTGTCGGGGTGGGACCTGTGCGGGATGCTCACCCTCCCGCGGTCGCAGGTGTCCGAGCTGCTGCGCGGCGGCGACACCCGCTGGATTCACCGAGCCGCCCACGACCTGATGGGAGTCAACCCGTCGGCCACCAAGTCGCTGGCGGGAATGCCAAGGGGCAGAAGTCTCTACGGTTCGATCCCGGAACAGCTCGCCGACGACACCAGCTTCCTGCGTCAGCTTCAGGCGATCCTGAAGGTCCGGTCGCACTACGGCATCGCCACCAGCAGGCAGGTCGACATCCCCGAGGTCTCGCACCGCGGCATGCTCGTGCTGGTTCACGAACTCGACGGCGAGGGACGCTTCCAGCTCACGGTGCTCAACTTCGCCAACGAGGACGTCGCCGGCACCGTCCGGTCCGAGAAGCTGCCGCCCGGTGGCGCGGTGTCGGACATGTTCACCGGCGAGCCCGTGGCCACCGTGGACGACCTGCACAGCTTCGCCGTGCAACTGCCCTTCCATCACGGCATGTCGCTGCTCGTCGAGGCGCCGCTCCCCGATGAGGACGAGGCCTGA
- a CDS encoding formate/nitrite transporter family protein, which translates to MSETSQRELGDSDSPIEDELEAAFGRMVDEGTQRLHRTWREVLVTGFFGGTEVAVGVLAYLSVLAATQNKLLAGLAFSIGFLSLLLGRSELFTEGFLVPVTTVAAKRASFRQLLKLWSGTLIANLVGGWVLMWLIMTAFPQLHEQTVESASHYALAPLNAETVALSLLGGMVITLMTRMQHGTDSMTGKIAAAVVGAFLLAGLQMFHSILDSLLIFGALSTGDAPFGYLDWLRWFGYTVVGNVVGGLLLVTLLRLLRSKDRLQEERAAADAT; encoded by the coding sequence ATGAGCGAGACGAGTCAGCGCGAGCTCGGCGACTCCGACAGTCCCATCGAGGACGAGCTGGAGGCCGCCTTCGGCCGGATGGTCGACGAGGGCACCCAACGTCTGCACCGGACGTGGCGCGAAGTGCTGGTGACGGGGTTCTTCGGCGGTACCGAGGTGGCGGTCGGCGTGCTGGCCTACCTGTCGGTACTGGCCGCCACGCAGAACAAACTCCTTGCCGGCCTTGCCTTCTCGATCGGATTCCTCTCGCTGTTGCTCGGCCGCAGCGAGCTGTTCACCGAGGGCTTCCTGGTTCCGGTCACCACGGTGGCCGCCAAACGCGCGAGTTTCCGCCAACTGCTCAAACTGTGGAGCGGCACGCTGATCGCCAATCTCGTAGGCGGCTGGGTGCTGATGTGGCTCATCATGACCGCCTTCCCCCAACTGCACGAGCAGACGGTCGAATCCGCGAGCCACTACGCCCTTGCCCCGCTCAACGCGGAAACCGTCGCGCTGTCCCTCCTCGGCGGCATGGTGATCACCCTCATGACGCGGATGCAGCACGGCACCGACTCGATGACCGGCAAGATCGCCGCCGCGGTCGTCGGAGCCTTCCTGTTGGCCGGCCTGCAGATGTTCCACTCCATCCTCGATTCGCTGCTGATCTTCGGAGCACTGTCGACGGGCGACGCGCCCTTCGGTTACCTCGACTGGCTCCGGTGGTTCGGCTACACCGTCGTCGGGAACGTCGTCGGCGGCTTGCTTCTGGTCACGCTTCTGCGCCTGCTGCGCAGCAAGGACCGCCTCCAGGAGGAGCGCGCAGCCGCGGACGCGACGTGA
- a CDS encoding LLM class flavin-dependent oxidoreductase, with the protein MRFGNFMAPFHPVGQNPTLALERDLDLIVAMDRLGFHEAWVGEHHSAGFEIIASPEVFIGVAAERTKNIKLGTGVSSLPYHNPLLLADRMVLLDHLTRGRVMLGCGPGQLTSDAHMLGIPADEQRPRMEECLDAIMRLLRGETVSMQTDGFTLRDARLQLTPYSDPCFDVAVAASFSPTGPRGAGRHGIGMLSIAATARQGMNLLAQHWNTWEEVALEHGHVADRSKWRLVGPMHLAETREEAERDVEYGIAEFSRYFSHILPAGPVQGDTAAEIIANNRESGFAVIGTPDDAVAKIEELVEASDGGFGAFLLFDHDWARPAAKLRSYELFAQYVMPHFTGQLAGPAASCDWVAGRGSTFVEQAAHAIGKAIEDHAAEQQARHAASSE; encoded by the coding sequence ATGCGCTTCGGGAATTTCATGGCACCTTTTCATCCGGTCGGGCAGAACCCGACGCTGGCCCTCGAGCGGGACCTCGACCTGATCGTGGCGATGGACCGCCTCGGTTTCCACGAGGCGTGGGTCGGCGAGCACCACTCCGCGGGGTTCGAGATCATCGCCTCCCCCGAGGTGTTCATCGGCGTGGCCGCGGAGCGGACGAAGAACATCAAGCTCGGTACCGGCGTGAGTTCGCTTCCGTACCACAACCCGCTGCTGCTGGCCGACCGCATGGTGCTGCTCGATCACCTGACCCGGGGCCGGGTGATGCTCGGCTGCGGCCCGGGCCAGCTCACGTCGGATGCTCACATGCTGGGCATTCCCGCCGACGAGCAGCGACCCCGGATGGAGGAGTGCCTGGATGCGATCATGCGGCTTCTGCGTGGCGAGACGGTCAGCATGCAGACCGACGGGTTCACCCTGCGCGACGCGCGGCTGCAGTTGACGCCCTACAGCGACCCGTGTTTCGACGTCGCCGTGGCAGCGTCCTTCTCTCCCACCGGCCCGCGCGGCGCCGGCAGGCACGGGATCGGCATGCTCTCGATCGCGGCCACCGCTCGCCAGGGCATGAATCTGCTTGCCCAGCATTGGAACACGTGGGAGGAAGTCGCACTCGAGCACGGGCATGTCGCGGATCGGTCGAAGTGGCGACTGGTCGGGCCCATGCACCTCGCGGAGACCCGCGAGGAGGCCGAGCGCGACGTCGAGTACGGCATCGCGGAATTCTCCCGCTACTTCTCCCACATCCTGCCCGCCGGCCCCGTGCAGGGCGACACCGCCGCCGAGATCATCGCGAACAACCGCGAGTCCGGTTTCGCGGTGATCGGTACGCCCGACGACGCGGTGGCCAAGATCGAGGAGTTGGTCGAGGCCAGCGACGGGGGCTTCGGCGCGTTCCTGCTCTTCGACCACGACTGGGCCCGACCCGCGGCGAAGCTGCGCAGCTACGAGCTGTTCGCACAGTATGTGATGCCGCACTTCACCGGTCAGTTGGCCGGTCCCGCCGCGTCCTGCGACTGGGTCGCCGGACGTGGTAGCACCTTCGTCGAGCAGGCCGCGCACGCGATCGGAAAGGCCATCGAGGACCACGCCGCCGAACAACAGGCCAGACACGCCGCATCCTCCGAATAG
- a CDS encoding PAS and ANTAR domain-containing protein: protein MPDPVRTSASEADGIVASPGELRAGGFRFWFLGQRWEWSDEVARMHGYEPGTVTPTTELLLSHKHPDDRRHVQELLDHALHQGGSFSSRHRFIDTQNREHTVIVLADRMYDENGAVVGTEGYYVDLTDTLDQARRTALDESLPDLFDARAAIEQAKGALMLVYRVDADQAFKLLLWRSQQTNTKLRALAAQLVSELTTVEYNTEALRRRFDHLLLTVHTRVGAATAGEAR, encoded by the coding sequence ATGCCGGATCCTGTTCGCACATCCGCTTCCGAGGCGGATGGGATCGTTGCGTCACCCGGCGAACTGCGCGCCGGCGGCTTCCGGTTCTGGTTCCTGGGTCAGCGATGGGAGTGGTCCGACGAGGTCGCCCGGATGCACGGCTACGAGCCCGGCACCGTGACCCCGACCACCGAACTGCTGTTGTCCCACAAGCATCCCGACGACCGCAGGCACGTGCAGGAGCTGCTCGACCATGCCCTGCACCAGGGAGGGTCCTTCTCCAGCAGGCACCGCTTCATCGACACGCAGAACCGCGAACACACCGTGATCGTGCTCGCCGACCGGATGTACGACGAGAACGGCGCCGTCGTGGGCACCGAAGGCTATTACGTCGATTTGACCGACACGCTCGACCAGGCGCGCCGGACCGCGCTCGACGAGTCACTGCCCGATCTGTTCGACGCCCGGGCGGCGATCGAGCAGGCGAAGGGCGCGTTGATGCTCGTGTACCGGGTCGACGCCGATCAAGCGTTCAAGCTGCTGCTCTGGCGTTCACAGCAGACCAACACCAAGTTGCGCGCGCTCGCGGCGCAACTCGTCTCCGAATTGACCACCGTGGAGTACAACACCGAAGCGCTGCGCCGGCGATTCGACCATCTGCTGTTGACGGTCCATACGCGCGTCGGCGCCGCGACCGCGGGAGAAGCCCGGTGA
- a CDS encoding STAS domain-containing protein, translated as MGLLDVEQDIADGAVVVCVRGEVDSGTVQSLTAALDGAFTAAVDAPSRVLIVDLGGVTYFGSAGLNAVVGCFERGVADGVEVRVVADNAEVLRPIEVTKLDSVLRPFKSIVDALAPRDAR; from the coding sequence GTGGGTCTCTTGGACGTAGAACAGGACATCGCCGACGGCGCGGTCGTCGTGTGCGTGCGCGGCGAAGTCGACTCGGGAACAGTGCAATCGCTCACCGCGGCGCTCGACGGCGCCTTCACTGCTGCCGTCGATGCACCGTCGCGCGTCCTGATCGTGGATCTCGGTGGGGTGACCTATTTCGGCAGCGCGGGCTTGAACGCCGTCGTCGGCTGCTTCGAGCGCGGCGTCGCCGACGGCGTGGAGGTGCGGGTGGTGGCCGACAACGCGGAGGTGCTGCGACCCATCGAGGTCACCAAACTCGACAGCGTGCTGCGTCCGTTCAAATCCATCGTCGACGCGCTCGCTCCCCGGGACGCCCGGTGA
- a CDS encoding APC family permease, producing the protein MSSDTTESSAAPSKLARRITGPLLFLFILGDVLGAGIYALMGVLSGKVGGALWAPLVMALLMALLTAGSYAELVTKYPRAGGAAVFAERTYGKPVISFLVGFSMLAAGVTSAAGLGLAFSGDYLAAFLDTPATPAALVFLLLVACLNARGISESLKTNVVMTVVELSGLLIVIAVVAVMLGRGHGDIGRVVEFPADTSPALAILSGAVIAYYSFVGFETSANVIEEVTNPRTVYPRALFGALITAGVVYALVGIASSIALPADKLSLSSGPLLDVVAASGVGIPDWLFSLIALIAVANGALLTMIMSSRLAYGMAEQGLLPGILARVLPHRRTPWVAIVATTAVAMLLTLTGELSTLAETVVLLLLFVFLSTNIAVLVLRRDHVPHDHFRVWTAVPVLGIGSCVVLLTQQSATVWLFGGALLAVGALLYALARTVSGKKRQATASEVAEPSRSR; encoded by the coding sequence ATGTCTTCCGACACCACCGAAAGCAGCGCTGCGCCGTCGAAGCTGGCACGCAGGATCACCGGTCCGCTGCTGTTCCTCTTCATCCTCGGCGACGTGCTCGGCGCGGGAATCTATGCCCTGATGGGCGTGCTGTCCGGCAAAGTGGGCGGTGCGCTGTGGGCTCCGCTGGTCATGGCCCTGCTGATGGCGCTGCTCACCGCCGGGTCCTACGCCGAGCTGGTGACCAAGTACCCGCGCGCCGGCGGAGCGGCGGTGTTCGCCGAACGCACCTACGGCAAGCCAGTGATCTCCTTCCTCGTCGGGTTCAGCATGCTGGCCGCCGGCGTGACCAGCGCGGCAGGCCTCGGGCTGGCCTTCTCCGGCGATTACCTCGCGGCCTTCCTCGACACCCCCGCCACCCCGGCCGCACTCGTCTTCCTGCTGCTGGTGGCCTGCCTCAACGCGCGCGGTATCAGCGAGTCGCTCAAGACCAACGTCGTCATGACGGTGGTCGAGCTGTCCGGATTGCTCATCGTCATCGCCGTCGTGGCGGTCATGCTCGGCAGGGGCCACGGTGACATCGGGCGGGTGGTCGAGTTCCCCGCCGACACCAGTCCGGCCCTGGCGATTCTCAGCGGCGCGGTCATCGCCTACTACTCGTTCGTGGGCTTCGAGACCTCGGCCAACGTCATCGAAGAGGTCACCAACCCCCGCACGGTGTACCCGCGGGCGCTGTTCGGAGCGCTGATCACCGCCGGCGTCGTCTACGCCCTGGTGGGTATCGCCAGCTCGATCGCCCTGCCCGCCGACAAGCTCTCGCTGTCGTCGGGTCCGCTGCTCGACGTCGTCGCGGCCTCAGGCGTCGGGATCCCCGACTGGCTGTTCAGCCTGATCGCTCTGATCGCCGTCGCCAACGGCGCGCTGCTGACCATGATCATGTCCAGCCGATTGGCCTACGGCATGGCCGAGCAGGGTCTGCTGCCGGGCATACTGGCCCGCGTGCTGCCCCATCGGCGGACTCCGTGGGTCGCCATCGTGGCGACCACGGCCGTGGCGATGCTGCTCACGCTGACCGGTGAGCTCTCGACTCTCGCCGAAACAGTGGTGCTGTTACTGCTTTTCGTCTTCCTGTCGACGAACATCGCGGTGCTGGTGCTGCGCCGCGACCACGTCCCGCACGACCATTTCAGGGTCTGGACGGCCGTGCCCGTGCTCGGCATCGGTTCCTGCGTCGTGCTGTTGACGCAGCAGAGCGCCACGGTGTGGTTGTTCGGCGGCGCCCTGCTCGCAGTCGGCGCACTGCTCTACGCGTTGGCGCGCACGGTGAGCGGAAAGAAGCGTCAGGCAACGGCTTCCGAGGTGGCCGAGCCCAGCAGATCGCGGTAG
- a CDS encoding alpha/beta hydrolase encodes MATGRRTAVGPVGGRAVGRVGGLVVALGIGGAIALGATGTAWATGDETASAGTGHASSQHSSTAPGRKAQRRHHDSRKKADSTTSRTIESTEAGDGDGPSPAAESARRKPLKHSPRDEKPAETVTRTVRNVADTVVAPRRQAGDPPEAPAANPALWTLFAASRRETDRGGSVAAPTLPATSGKTFRPATDAATSQAGPDWEKDYTGTPSVVADVVTAGLKALQVALKPFGGLLTFTSLRIPVFTDGLPPIGLMGGLKVHRTEYEGMPVWSLEPRKEATDKVVVAIHGGAYVGQVSVFHWWTYAGMARDTGATFLVPIYTLAPKGTAATEVPRMADFIATTIDDHGADNVSVLGDSAGGGLALAAIQEMVRRRETTPGSLVLLAPWLDVSMSDPRSAEIDDPLLDIPNLTKDGVKWAGGLSTTDPLVSPLFGSLDGLPPTYVFSSSRDLLTVDTLRLRDRVVAEGIPNVTFTLRKGLIHDFATFPFLPDAHWVRPEIYRDLLGSATSEAVA; translated from the coding sequence ATGGCGACTGGGCGCAGGACGGCTGTCGGGCCGGTGGGCGGGCGCGCTGTCGGCCGGGTGGGCGGGCTTGTGGTCGCCCTGGGAATCGGCGGCGCGATCGCGCTCGGCGCGACGGGAACGGCGTGGGCGACGGGTGACGAAACGGCATCGGCCGGCACCGGCCACGCGTCATCTCAGCATTCGAGCACCGCACCAGGGCGGAAAGCGCAACGCCGGCACCATGATTCGAGGAAGAAGGCCGACTCCACGACGTCACGGACAATCGAATCGACCGAAGCCGGCGACGGCGACGGGCCGTCGCCGGCCGCGGAATCGGCGCGCCGTAAGCCCCTGAAGCACTCCCCCCGCGACGAGAAGCCCGCCGAGACGGTCACGCGCACCGTCCGGAACGTTGCCGACACCGTCGTCGCCCCGCGCAGGCAGGCAGGCGATCCGCCCGAAGCCCCGGCCGCGAACCCGGCACTGTGGACCCTGTTCGCAGCATCGAGACGGGAGACGGACCGCGGCGGATCGGTCGCCGCGCCCACGCTGCCGGCGACCTCCGGTAAGACCTTCCGCCCGGCCACCGATGCCGCGACGAGTCAGGCCGGCCCCGACTGGGAGAAGGACTACACCGGCACTCCCTCGGTGGTGGCCGACGTGGTGACCGCCGGCCTCAAGGCCCTCCAGGTGGCGCTCAAGCCCTTCGGTGGCCTGCTGACGTTCACCAGTCTGCGCATCCCCGTCTTCACCGACGGCCTCCCGCCGATCGGGCTGATGGGCGGCCTGAAGGTGCACCGCACCGAGTACGAGGGCATGCCCGTGTGGTCGCTCGAGCCGCGGAAGGAGGCGACCGACAAGGTCGTCGTCGCGATACACGGTGGCGCCTACGTCGGGCAGGTGAGCGTCTTCCACTGGTGGACGTACGCCGGCATGGCCCGCGACACGGGCGCGACCTTCCTCGTCCCGATCTACACGCTGGCGCCGAAAGGCACTGCCGCCACCGAAGTTCCCCGCATGGCGGACTTCATCGCCACCACGATCGACGACCACGGGGCGGACAACGTCAGCGTGCTCGGCGACTCCGCGGGCGGTGGTCTGGCGCTCGCGGCGATTCAGGAGATGGTCCGTCGCCGCGAGACCACGCCGGGCAGTCTCGTGCTGCTCGCTCCGTGGCTCGACGTCTCGATGAGCGACCCCCGCAGCGCCGAGATCGACGACCCGCTCCTGGACATCCCCAACCTGACCAAGGACGGCGTCAAATGGGCGGGCGGACTGTCGACCACCGATCCGCTGGTCAGCCCGCTGTTCGGGTCGCTGGACGGCCTGCCGCCCACCTACGTCTTCAGCTCGTCGCGCGACCTGCTCACCGTGGACACGCTCCGCCTGCGGGATCGCGTTGTCGCCGAGGGCATTCCGAACGTGACGTTCACGCTGCGCAAGGGACTGATCCACGACTTCGCGACATTCCCCTTCCTGCCCGACGCGCACTGGGTACGGCCGGAGATCTACCGCGATCTGCTGGGCTCGGCCACCTCGGAAGCCGTTGCCTGA
- a CDS encoding aminoglycoside phosphotransferase family protein, whose protein sequence is MPEDFSATERAEHLNAAARDHLERWRLAPDGPVRRGPHALVVPVRTADEIPAVLKVSLPEADSEYEHLALRRWGGDGAVRLLSADPPRRALLLERLHLRDLSTLPDTEACEVVAGLFAHLHAPALPRLRSLTAQVDRWQLDLQELPRSAPIPRRLVEQAVASGRELAGASSAPEVLLHGDLHYANVLAADRASWLAISPDPVNGDPHYELAPMLWHRWDELTGNIRDGVRHRFYTLVDAAALDEDRARAWTVVRVVLAAVRALERADDADRNALTRYVTIAKAVQD, encoded by the coding sequence GTGCCAGAGGATTTCTCGGCGACCGAGCGGGCCGAACACCTCAACGCTGCGGCGCGGGATCACCTCGAGCGGTGGCGGCTCGCGCCCGACGGGCCGGTGCGGCGCGGACCCCACGCGCTCGTGGTGCCGGTGCGAACCGCCGACGAGATACCGGCGGTGCTGAAAGTCAGCCTCCCAGAGGCCGACTCCGAGTACGAGCACCTCGCGCTGCGTCGCTGGGGTGGTGACGGGGCAGTGCGTCTGCTCAGCGCCGACCCGCCCCGGCGCGCCCTGCTGCTGGAGCGGCTGCACCTTCGCGACCTCTCGACACTGCCGGACACCGAGGCGTGCGAGGTGGTGGCCGGGCTCTTCGCACATCTGCACGCGCCCGCGCTACCCCGATTACGCTCGCTGACAGCACAAGTCGATCGGTGGCAACTGGATCTGCAGGAGTTGCCGCGCAGCGCGCCGATACCGCGCCGGCTGGTGGAGCAGGCGGTCGCCTCGGGGCGCGAGCTGGCCGGGGCGTCGTCGGCGCCCGAGGTGCTGCTGCACGGCGATCTGCACTACGCCAATGTGCTGGCCGCCGATCGCGCGTCCTGGCTGGCGATCTCGCCGGACCCGGTCAACGGCGATCCCCACTACGAGCTGGCTCCCATGCTCTGGCACCGGTGGGATGAACTCACCGGAAACATCCGCGACGGAGTCCGTCACCGCTTCTACACCCTCGTCGACGCCGCCGCTCTCGACGAGGACCGCGCCCGCGCCTGGACGGTCGTGCGGGTCGTCCTCGCCGCCGTCCGTGCGCTCGAACGTGCAGACGACGCCGATCGGAACGCCCTGACCAGGTACGTCACGATCGCCAAGGCCGTGCAGGACTGA